A genomic region of Corticium candelabrum chromosome 6, ooCorCand1.1, whole genome shotgun sequence contains the following coding sequences:
- the LOC134180984 gene encoding SH3 domain-containing YSC84-like protein 1 codes for MPLNNPLPKSLQEECEKATRIIRDFTMPSAERGPDSLIPPSIIDNAKGLVLMTVFKAGFLVSIRGGSGIVIAKRDDGHWSAPAAIAVAGLGGGFEIGAELTDFVIVLNSQSAVEAFSKGGNLTLGGNFSVAIGPVGRNAEADVAVRSPSAIYTYSKTRGLFAGISLEGSGIVERKDANKKFYGDDVRTRELLSGSYAPPDEAAPLYKALEQHKTINIVVDKATKAFDKRAKSFTGGASVSSFTKSRQSMMDRANKHSTTTTSSKSGRSTFDSPARSSSTRGPSSRTTSTSTSKVSSSTSASRASSSTASSRRRSSARSRDEDEADPAGADWDAEVYVRALYTFRGQMDCDLTFKKGEKIELVTRTSSQFDWWEGKTSDGRLGIFPANYVKLV; via the exons A TGCCGCTCAACAATCCGTTGCCCAAGAGTCTCCAAGAGGAGTGCGAGAAGGCAACGAGGATTATTAGAGACTTTACCATGCCTTCTGCGGAGAGGGGACCCGACTCTCTCATTCCTCCGTCGATTATCGACAACGCAAAGGGTTTGGTTCTAATGACTGTCTTCAAGGCGGGATTTCTGGTGTCTATTCGTGGAGGATCCGGGATTGTTATAGCAAAGAGGGATGATGGac ATTGGTCTGCTCCAGCAGCAATAGCAGTAGCTGGGCTCGGAGGAGGATTTGAAATTGGCGCTGAG CTGACTGATTTCGTCATTGTGCTTAACAGTCAAAGTGCTGTTGAAGCTTTTTCCAAGGGTGGAAACTTGACTTTGGGTGGCAATTTCAGTGTTGCTATTGGACCAGTTGGTCGCAATGCTGAAGCAGATGTTGCTGTTAGGTCTCCATCGGCGATCTATACGTACAGCAAGACGAGAGGGTTGTTTGCAGGAATTTCGCTGGAAGGCAGTGGAATTGTGGAGCGTAAAGATGCGAATAAGAA ATTCTATGGTGATGATGTAAGAACACGTGAGTTGCTTTCTGGTTCATACGCACCTCCTGACGAAGCAGCACCGTTATACAAAGCCTtagaacaacacaagacaatcAACATTGTTGTTGACAAAGCCACCAAAGCCTTCGATAAGCGAGCCAAGTCGTTTACTGGAG gCGCATCGGTTTCCAGTTTCACTAAGAGTCGTCAATCGATGATGGACAGAGCCAACAAACATTCAACGACTACGACCAGCAGCAAATCCGGTAGATCGACTTTTGACTCGCCGGCCAGAAGTAGCTCCACTCGAGGGCCGTCGTCTCGTACTACTTCGACTTCAACATCGAAAGTCTCCTCATCAACTTCGGCATCGAGAGCCTCGTCATCGACTGCCAGCTCTCGACGTCGTTCATCGGCCAGAAGTAGAGACGAAGATGAGGCGGATCCGGCGGGAGCCGATTGGGATGCCGAGGTGTATGTGCGGGCGTTGTATACGTTCCGGGGTCAGATGGATTGCGATCTCACGTTCAAGAAGGGAGAAAAGATCGAACTGGTGACTCGTACGTCGAGTCAGTTTGACTGGTGGGAGGGTAAGACTTCAGACGGTCGGCTGGGAATTTTTCCGGCAAATTATGTGAAGCTGGTGTAA
- the LOC134181209 gene encoding steroidogenic acute regulatory protein, mitochondrial-like isoform X2, with amino-acid sequence MAESAFVPISDSDFSKLQYEDREQSDVAGPYGQWRSSHRSSEVQSWYRPDTQTNTDALKFKLTLNGITSEEVYQLLTDLQLRLGWNTDLETMEILEWQDEEAVVYWRDALLKVATRHEGDQILMVAKDTTHPKAPIVPGVIRVETFLSGCIIRPLEGDPSSSTLTVLQQLDFKGWIPKCFISSRFMAYHWYNNMTGYYSRNVQLVKSKAAERRLNMA; translated from the exons ATGGCCGAGTCGGCTTTCGTTCCTATCTCGGATTCTGACTTTAGTAAGCTGCAGTACGAAGACAGAGAGCAGAGCGACGTCGCCGGACCGTACGGTCAGTGGCGTTCGAGTCATAGGTCGTCAGAAGTGCAGAGTTGGTACCGACCGGACACTCAAACCAACACAGATGCGTTGAAG TTTAAACTGACACTGAATGGAATCACTTCGGAGGAAG TGTATCAGTTATTGACGGATCTGCAACTAAGACTGGGATGGAATACAGACCTGGAAACTATGGAGATTCTGGAATGGCAAGACGAAGAAGCAGTAGTTTACTG GAGAGATGCACTGTTGAAGGTTGCCACACGTCATGAAGGCGACCAAATTCTTATGGTAGCCAAGGACACTACTCATCCAAAGGCACCTATTGTGCCAGGAGTGATCAG GGTAGAAACGTTCTTATCAGGTTGTATTATTCGCCCATTGGAGGGCGATCCATCTTCTTCTACACTGACAGTGCTGCAACAGCTAGATTTCAAAGGATGGATTCCCAAGTGTTTTATCAGTTCCAGATTCATGGCGTATCATTGGTACAATAATATGACCGGATATTATAGCAGGAACGTTCAACTGGTAAAATCCAAAGCAGCAGAAAGGCGTCTAAACATGGCGTGA
- the LOC134181217 gene encoding short-chain collagen C4-like has protein sequence MMFLTAVTALAFVFLTTTAVNAQVNSTDSYSCKGPPGIPGRDGLPGRDGIRGHPGVPGTPGRGSKGERGEKGYVGPPGRTGSKGSPSTRTGGVTYVHWGRKRCTAYGVQTLYSGVTAGPHYTNVGGGANTQCLPLDPVWRNYKDGHQGGSYIYGSEYQHGSIGVQPFINKNLYQHDVPCAVCYSAVRNTQFMLPAKPSCPSGWIRAYFGYLMAGRHSHNGRNSYLCVDYNAEATTGSQANENGNLLYPVEGTCGSLPCPPYVQGRELTCSVCLK, from the exons ATGATGTTTTTGACGGCAGTAACTGCTCTTGCCTTCGTTTTTCTAACCACTACTGCTGTCAATGCTCAGGTCAACAGTACG GATTCTTATTCTTGTAAGG GTCCGCCCGGAATACCTGGAAGAGACG GTCTACCTGGTCGCGACG GAATACGCGGTCATCCGGGGGTTCCAGGGACTCCCGGAAGAGGCTCaaaaggagagagaggagaaaAAGGATATGTGGGCCCACCTGGAAGAA CTGGCTCCAAAGGTTCACCAAGTACACGTACTGGCGGCGTTACATACGTACACTGGGGAAGAAAACGATGCACAGCGTACGGCGTACAGACGCTCTATTCCGGTGTTACTGCCGGACCACATTACACCAATGTGGGAGGCGGCGCCAACACGCAATGCCTTCCGCTCGACCCCGTATGGAGAAACTACAAAGACGGTCACCAAGGGGGGAGCTACATTTACGGCAGCGAGTATCAACACGGATCAATCGGCGTCCAGCCGTTCATCAACAAGAATTTGTATCAGCACGATGTGCCATGCGCTGTGTGCTACTCCGCGGTGAGAAACACACAGTTTATGTTACCCGCCAAGCCCTCGTGCCCGAGTGGATGGATCCGCGCCTATTTCGGATATCTCATGGCGGGGAGACATAGTCATAACGGAAGGAACTCGTACTTGTGTGTTGATTACAATGCGGAGGCGACGACGGGAAGTCAGGCGAACGAGAACGGCAATTTGCTGTATCCGGTCGAGGGCACGTGCGGATCTCTTCCTTGTCCTCCCTACGTCCAAGGTCGAGAACTGACTTGTTCCGTGTGCCTGAAGTAA
- the LOC134181458 gene encoding uncharacterized protein LOC134181458 has protein sequence MSTICCPYTRCRQENVLKRILAHIRDSHCSDDCPTDFIEEHGLSKCPGCSQWFLKLQQHASKCCRSSSVTATPQATLTTSTPALPPPNSRKPRAPEDTAFGTAFESCWSSLDREGDAWRLIDSFTTEAILDWTPPRTVQNVTPALRAMFQDCCAIALRKIEEEPANDRGWKLLLLLPRMLLQPHARGGKVGTREVKAIYTRFLQFHWQELILNRSHLSRSTPSTEVDQRKKAALSLVHCGELSRASRVLTSQGFAPATDDTVAQLLSKHPHRMISSHRPEETSKMESDSVNPISLKKEAFFNAIRKAPRGSGAGPSGWRYEHLNTLLENDLTCELLYLVCSLIAGGKVPNSVLPLLTASRLIALP, from the coding sequence ATGTCGACCATCTGTTGCCCATACACCCGTTGTAGACAAGAAAACGTGCTCAAACGAATTCTGGCACATATCAGGGACTCTCACTGCTCAGATGATTGTCCAACAGATTTTATTGAAGAACATGGGTTGTCCAAATGTCCTGGATGCTCACAGTGGTTTTTGAAGCTTCAACAACATGCTTCCAAGTGTTGTAGGTCATCCAGCGTAACCGCAACGCCTCAGGCTACGCTTACTACGTCAACACCGGCTCTGCCACCTCCAAACTCAAGGAAGCCAAGGGCACCTGAGGACACTGCTTTTGGAACGGCCTTTGAATCATGTTGGTCTTCCTTGGATCGAGAAGGTGACGCTTGGCGCCTGATAGACTCCTTCACAACGGAAGCCATACTGGACTGGACGCCGCCTAGAACAGTGCAGAATGTAACACCTGCATTACGCGCGATGTTTCAGGACTGCTGCGCTATTGCTTTGAGAAAGATTGAAGAGGAACCAGCAAATGACAGAGGATGGAAACTTCTCCTACTTCTTCCCAGGATGCTTCTCCAACCGCATGCACGTGGCGGTAAAGTGGGCACGCGGGAGGTCAAGGCAATTTACACACGGTTTCTACAATTTCATTGGCAAGAACTGATTCTAAATCGGAGTCACTTATCACGCTCTACTCCTTCTACAGAAGTTGATCAGAGGAAGAAAGCTGCACTAAGTCTAGTTCATTGTGGAGAATTGTCACGTGCATCAAGAGTTCTAACTAGTCAGGGTTTTGCCCCTGCTACAGACGACACAGTGGCACAGTTACTATCCAAGCATCCACATCGTATGATATCTTCACATCGACCAGAGGAAACCTCAAAAATGGAGTCAGATTCAGTTAATCCCATTTCTCTGAAAAAGGAGGCATTTTTCAATGCAATCAGGAAAGCACCAAGAGGAAGTGGTGCTGGCCCTTCTGGCTGGCGTTATGAGCACCTGAATACTCTTTTGGAGAATGACTTAACTTGCGAACTGCTATATCTAGTGTGTTCTCTAATCGCTGGAGGCAAAGTTCCAAATTCAGTCTTGCCTCTCCTGACAGCGTCTCGTCTCATCGCCTTACCTTAA
- the LOC134181209 gene encoding stAR-related lipid transfer protein 5-like isoform X1: MAESAFVPISDSDFSKLQYEDREQSDVAGPYGQWRSSHRSSEVQSWYRPDTQTNTDALKFKLTLNGITSEEVYQLLTDLQLRLGWNTDLETMEILEWQDEEAVVYWTSKSNCCFTRRDALLKVATRHEGDQILMVAKDTTHPKAPIVPGVIRVETFLSGCIIRPLEGDPSSSTLTVLQQLDFKGWIPKCFISSRFMAYHWYNNMTGYYSRNVQLVKSKAAERRLNMA; the protein is encoded by the exons ATGGCCGAGTCGGCTTTCGTTCCTATCTCGGATTCTGACTTTAGTAAGCTGCAGTACGAAGACAGAGAGCAGAGCGACGTCGCCGGACCGTACGGTCAGTGGCGTTCGAGTCATAGGTCGTCAGAAGTGCAGAGTTGGTACCGACCGGACACTCAAACCAACACAGATGCGTTGAAG TTTAAACTGACACTGAATGGAATCACTTCGGAGGAAG TGTATCAGTTATTGACGGATCTGCAACTAAGACTGGGATGGAATACAGACCTGGAAACTATGGAGATTCTGGAATGGCAAGACGAAGAAGCAGTAGTTTACTG GACATCAAAATCTAATTGCTGCTTCACCAGGAGAGATGCACTGTTGAAGGTTGCCACACGTCATGAAGGCGACCAAATTCTTATGGTAGCCAAGGACACTACTCATCCAAAGGCACCTATTGTGCCAGGAGTGATCAG GGTAGAAACGTTCTTATCAGGTTGTATTATTCGCCCATTGGAGGGCGATCCATCTTCTTCTACACTGACAGTGCTGCAACAGCTAGATTTCAAAGGATGGATTCCCAAGTGTTTTATCAGTTCCAGATTCATGGCGTATCATTGGTACAATAATATGACCGGATATTATAGCAGGAACGTTCAACTGGTAAAATCCAAAGCAGCAGAAAGGCGTCTAAACATGGCGTGA